A single window of Aspergillus flavus chromosome 4, complete sequence DNA harbors:
- a CDS encoding adenylate kinase 3 — translation MANTLLCCLLRSSIAMFPQLLLNLFNYPVNTKSVARRFWSALPFSGLWEACSRTYDKSACHQDRATIPLKGNPVSGPENNSKVATVIFIIGGPGSGKSTIATRLAADLGLIHLNPDEIVSRLEIIGSGDEWLAVKSTVDENGAVPDDLLSLLLKIEISKHLNAHQRVFLIEAFPRSYAQFMDLTSICGYGLTISLDVSSATLMRRFMFETKSFSERVAQMEDFLKREDAFAGAELALYPHANFTDGLVKVCAELKVEEIYPHLKDLVARKLASPTTALWVKELGMEMVSSVDHFESSTQLP, via the exons ATGGCAAACACGCTCCTTTGTTGTCTCTTGCGGTCTTCCATAGCCATGTTTCCTCAGCTGCTGCTCAATCTATTCAATTACCCAGTCAATACGAAGAGTGTCGCCCGACGCTTCTGGTCGGCCCTGCCTTTTTCTGGGCTCTGGGAGGCTTGCAGCCGGACCTACGATAAATCGGCGTGTCATCAAGACAGGGCCACGATCCCGCTTAAGGGAAACCCCGTATCAGGCCCAGAGAATAATTCGAAGGTCGCGACAGTGATCTTCATAATTG GAGGTCCGGGATCGGGAAAGAGTACTATTGCAACCAGGCTTGCTGCGGACCTGGGCCTCATCCATCTTAATCCCGACGAGATCGTTAGTCGTCTAGAGATCATCGGCTCCGGGGACGAGTGGCTTGCAGTGAAAAGCACCGTGGACGAGAACGGAGCTGTTCCTGACGATCTACTCAGCCTTCTCTTGAAGATAGAAATATCCAAGCATCTAAACGCACACCAGCGTGTGTTTCTGATCGAGGCCTTTCCCAGGTCATATGCGCAGTTCATGGATCTCACCAGC ATCTGTGGCTACGGTCTTACTATCAGCCTTGACGTGTCCTCTGCCACGTTGATGAGACGCTTTATGTTCGAGACTAAATCATTCTCGGAGAGAGTGGCGCAAATGGAGGATTTCCTCAAACGCGAAGACGCTTTTGCCGGCGCAGAACTTGCTCTCTATCCACATGCCAATTTCACGGATGGCCTTGTTAAG GTTTGCGCTGAGCTGAAGGTTGAAGAAATTTACCCACATCTAAAAGATCTCGTCGCG AGGAAGCTTGCCAGTCCTACAACGGCTCTCTGGGTCAAAGAACTGGGCATGGAAATGGTGTCCTCGGTGGACCACTTTGAGTCTTCGACTCAGCTCCCCTGA
- a CDS encoding putative mitochondrial export translocase Oxa1 has product MSSFRPHASGFPVRYGRLNQSLAGNLSWRPASSIHHASAARFNSTASAASASTATAATAVETAAPEQASDLSDFDITAIPEKIGYLKDLGLDYGWGPSSMIEYFIEHFHIWAGLPWWASIVGTGLLVRLALLKPMLSAADVSTKIHNLKDVVAPLRAKMAQAANEKRHADMMQTRAELQQLHSDHGIKFYKTMIPFIQLPLGFGCYRVVKGMTSLPVPGLAAESVGWIKDLTVADPYFLLPAATAFAMYMSFKKGGENGMNQMANSPVGRAVLYGMPAFSFAFMSFFPSALQLYFLSTGLFALGQAYMLSSNSFRQFANIAIPKKPVEATGMSPEEHGRAIRMILDTQKADKTMEVPAVEEGQKLSFVDRTLNSVKKNYDNLTTDVKGKLDSAMGNEPKKNADGSLAEPARLSEKDRKLAADYEQRRKEEEDWKREERNHARREAHLRALELEREKARSAFKHSKQR; this is encoded by the exons ATGTCTTCATTCCGTCCCCATGCTTCGGGATTCCCTGTACGATACGGGAGGTTGAACCAGTCGCTTGCAGGAAACTTGTCGTGGAGGCCTGCCTCCTCCATTCATCATGCGTCGGCCGCACGATTCAATTCCACCGCTTCCGCTGCCTCTGCTTCGACAGCCACTGCTGCAACCGCTGTAGAAACCGCCGCACCTGAACAAGCATCCGATCTTTCTGACTTTGACATCACCGCCATTCCTGAGAAGATTGGATATCTGAAAGACCTAGGACTCGACTACGGCTGGGGCCCTTCGTCCATGATTGAATACTTCATCGAGCATTTCCACATCTGGGCTGGTTTGCCATGGTGGGCTAGTATTGTTGGGACGGGTCTTTTGGTCCGTTTGGCTCTGCTGAAACCAATGCTTAGCGCAGCGGATGTCTCCACCAAAATACACAATCTGAAAGACGTTGTTGCACCCCTCCGGGCCAAGATGGCGCAGGCTGCAAACGAGAAGAGGCATGCGGACATGATGCAAACGAGGGCGGAGTTGCAGCAACTCCACAGTGATCATGGTATCAAATTCTACAAGACAATGATACCATTTATTCAGCTTCCTTTGGGTTTTGGCTGTTATCGAGTTGTCAAGGGAATGACTTCTTTGCCAGTACCCGGATTGGCTGCAGAGTCTGTTGGCTGGATCAAGGATCTCACGGTTGCGGATCCGTATTTTTTGCTTCCAGCTGCTACAGCATTTGCTATGTATATGTCTTTCAAG AAAGGTGGAGAGAACGGTATGAACCAAATGGCGAACTCACCCGTCGGCAGGGCTGTTCTATACGGAATgcctgccttttctttcgcgTTTATGTCCTTTTTCCCTAGTGCTCTTCAGCTTTACTTCCTATCCACCGGTTTGTTTGCTTTGGGGCAGGCATACATGCTCTCGTCTAACAGCTTCCGGCAATTTGCCAACATTGCCATTCCTAAAAAGCCGGTAGAAGCTACCGGAATGTCACCCGAGGAGCATGGCCGAGCGATCCGCATGATCCTCGACACCCAGAAAGCGGATAAAACCATGGAAGTGCCAGCAGTAGAGGAGGGCCAAAAGCTTAGCTTCGTCGACCGTACGCTCAATAGCGTCAAAAAGAATTACGATAATCTTACAACTGATGTGAAGGGAAAGTTAGACTCGGCAATGGGGAATGAGCCCAAGAAGAACGCAGACGGGTCGCTGGCGGAACCCGCTCGGCTCAGCGAGAAGGACCGCAAATTAGCGGCAGACTACGagcagaggaggaaagaagaagaagactggaAACGGGAGGAGAGAAACCATGCGCGACGAGAGGCCCACCTCAGAGCTCTGGAGCTTGAAAGGGAGAAGGCCCGTTCCGCATTCAAACACTCCAAGCAAAGGTGA
- a CDS encoding outer membrane protein TOM13-domain-containing protein, which translates to MASGDHTSSSVELYESGLTVRSDSENYSANNELSESTSSSPLILYKPPTIWSILRGAAINLVLPFVNGLMLGFGELFAHEAAFRLGWSGTKIFPTYRRSVGPGVEVREVPSRRNNSLRDTASLE; encoded by the exons ATGGCTTCGGGTGACCACACAAGCTCGAGCGTGGAGCTCTACGAATCCGGCTTGACCGTTCGTTCAGACTCGGAGAATTATTCGGCCAACAATGAGTTATCCGAGTCGACGTCGAGTTCCCCTCTGATCCTCTACAAACCCCCTACAATCTGGAGTATCTTGCGAGGCGCCGCCATCAACCTGGTTCTTCCCTTCGTGAATGGACTCATGCTGGGCTTTGGTGAACTATTTGCACATGAAGCAGCCTTCCGCCTAGGATGGTCTGGCACGAAG ATTTTCCCTACCTATCGGAGATCAGTCGGTCCTGGTGTGGAGGTTCGAGAAGTTCCATCACGGAGGAATAACAGTTTGCGAGACACGGCGTCTTTGGAGTAA
- a CDS encoding putative Cdc48-dependent protein degradation adaptor protein — translation MERNPTIQDEDVSQFCAMTGVRPEHAQEYLAANGGDLEAAVTEFFAEQDEALQEGNTGAGQTLGGSETAPSAGRSLGGSSSQSPSFTPQPSSTSRKSAPKKKFATLGDFSSGGGDDSEEEDDAVNQDLFAGGEKSGLAVQNPDDIKKKIIEKAKRSQVPASDSSEPRRSFFTGPARTLGGDDTPSRVIDVPNEPAARLPQRVQRTLHFWADGFSVDDGDLYHSDDPRNAEILDGIRQGRAPLSIMNVQPGQEVDVEIKQHEEKYVKPKPKYKPFAGPGQRLGSPTPGVRTPTPPTAPAAGQINSEPAKPNVDESQPIITLQVRLGDGTRLTSRFNTTHTIGDVYQFVSAASSDSQSRPWVLMTTFPSKELTDKAAALGDLAEFKRGGVVVQKWQ, via the exons ATGGAGCGTAATCCCACCATTCAAGATGAGGACGTCTCTCAGTTTTGTGCCATGACTGGAGTACGTCCTGAACAT GCACAGGAGTACCTCGCAGCTAATGGAGGGGATCTTGAGGCCGCCGTGACTGAATTCTTTGCCGAACAAGACGAAGCTTTACAGGAGGGAAACACGGGCGCTGGCCAGACTCTTGGAGGAAGCGAAACTGCGCCGTCCGCAGGCCGGTCCCTAGGTGGCAGCTCCTCTCAGTCACCATCGTTTACCCCGCAACCATCTTCCACATCACGCAAATCCGCCCCGAAAAAGAAGTTCGCGACACTGGGTGATTTTTCCTCCGGCGGTGGCGATgactcggaggaggaagatgacgcAGTCAACCAGGATTTGTTTGCTGGAGGTGAAAAGTCTGGATTAGCTGTACAAAACCccgatgatatcaagaagaagatcatcgaaaaagcaaaacg GTCTCAGGTCCCAGCATCTGATAGCTCCGAACCCCGACGGTCTTTCTTCACAGGTCCCGCTCGTACTCTCGGTGGCGATGACACCCCCAGTCGGGTCATTGATGTTCCAAACGAACCTGCCGCGCGACTACCACAGCGTGTTCAGCGGACACTACACTTCTGGGCTGATGGGTTCTCCGTGGACGACGGTGATCTTTACCACTCTGACGACCCCCGAAACGCGGAAATTCTTGATGGTATTCGCCAGGGTCGCGCTCCGCTTTCCATCATGAATGTGCAGCCGGGTCAGGAGGTCGATGTGGAGATCAAACAGCATGAAGAAAAATACGTGAAACCAAAGCCGAAATACAAGCCTTTTGCTGGTCCTGGACAGCGCCTCGGCAGCCCGACGCCGGGTGTGAGAACGCCAACACCTCCGACTGCCCCTGCTGCCGGCCAGATCAACTCAGAACCTGCCAAGCCTAATGTGGATGAATCGCAGCCGATCATCACCCTTCAGGTCCGTCTTGGTGACGGAACACGCCTGACGTCCCGATTCAACACCACGCATACGATTGGTGATGTCTATCAATTTGTCTCTGCTGCCAGTTCGGATAGCCAGAGCCGTCCCTGGGTGCTGATGACCACATTCCCAAGTAAAGAGCTTACTGACAAAGCGGCTGCCCTTGGAGATCTGGCCGAGTTCAAGCGAGGAGGCGTTGTGGTACAGAAATGGCAATGA
- a CDS encoding putative nucleotide binding protein, with protein sequence MGMIPSQSVIDKQNPLRRVTQKSRGEIDFCHLISNSTSHAWNLISLLPRSRLTIATGKMPLDGVKNIVLVLSGKGGVGKSSVTLQLALALTLQGKSVGILDIDLTGPSIPRLVGLEDAKITQAPGGWVPVTVHPASTNDGAQRGSLRCMSLGFLLRDRGDAVIWRGPKKTAMIRQFLSDVYWGETDYLLVDTPPGTSDEHIALAEQLLRSATTNPAAGSSTMPRLAGAVLVTTPQAVATSDVRKEVNFCVKTQIPMLGVIENMSGYTCPCCGEVTNLFSSGGGQVMAQETGVKFLGAVPVDIQFGELVEGKVVDESDDEFEDGAQPEQKREQKQDEVVDERPLVERYKDCWSYSRFEGFADTLLSEIEGGVAN encoded by the exons ATGGGAATGATTCCAAGTCAATCAGTGATTGATAAGCAAAATCCACTCCGCAGAGTGACGCAGAAATCCCGCGGCGAAATCGACTTTTGCCATCTTATCAGCAACTCGACCAGCCATGCATGGAATCTGATATCCCTCCTACCACGCTCGAGACTAACAATTGCTACCGGCAAAATGCCTCTAGACGGTGTCAAAAATATCGTGCTG GTTCTATCCGGCAAAGGAGGTGTCGGCAAATCCTCCGTCACCCTCCAACTTGCGCTTGCCCTCACCTTACAGGGAAAATCAGTTGGTATACTCGACATTGACTTAACAGGCCCCTCAATCCCCCGACTTGTGGGGCTTGAAGATGCAAAGATTACCCAAGCGCCCGGGGGCTGGGTCCCCGTAACAGTGCATCCGGCGTCCACAAACGATGGCGCACAACGAGGTTCTCTTCGCTGCATGTCACTGGGATTCCTGCTCCGCGATCGCGGCGACGCGGTCATCTGGCGCGGACCGAAGAAAACAGCCATGATCCGACAGTTTCTGTCTGATGTTTATTGGGGGGAGACGGACTACCTACTTGTCGATACGCCCCCTGGCACGAGTGATGAGCATATTGCTTTAGCGGAACAGTTGCTTAGATCGGCCACCACGAATCCGGCTGCTGGGTCGTCGACTATGCCGAGACTAGCGGGTGCGGTTTTAGTTACCACGCCCCAGGCGGTTGCGACGTCTGATGTCCGGAAGGAGGTGAATTTCTGTGTGAAGACGCAGATTCCTATGCTGGGCGTTATTGAGAATATGTCGGGATATACGTGTCCGTGCTGTGGGGAGGTGACGAATTTGTTTTCCAGTGGTGGGGGGCAAGTGATGGCCCAGGAGACGGGAGTGAAGTTTTTGGGTGCTGTGCCGGTGGATATCCAGTTTGGGGAGTTAGTGGAGGGGAAGGTGGTTGACGAGAGTGACGATGAGTTTGAGGATGGTGCGCAGCCGGAACAGAAACGAGAGCAGAAGCAGGATGAGGTGGTGGATGAGCGGCCGCTGGTGGAAAGATATAAAGATTGTTGGTCATATTCCCGGTTTGAGGGATTTGCAGATACACTGCTATCTGAGATAGAGGGTGGCGTGGCgaattag
- a CDS encoding oligomeric golgi complex component, COG2-domain-containing protein, which produces MNKFRFGDSDESASDLDDDTSGLPFPEPLSRSSFLAPDFDPAKYLSSLTNRHQSLEDLRQELRDLDQLLSRELLDLVNENYQDFLSLGIALQGGEEKVEQVRVGLLAFQRDVQSVRDKVDARYREVEQLVEEKKRLRKNANVGRALLDYVDRVDELERKLMIGDTTPARQGDAVKDLDTDSDLLDSESEGSEDEEIPNGVSATPLVSLKRLEHHIQKYVYLTRLSSRIGDDHPFLVSQQSRLSKIRSAVLLDLKTALEQAKIAGEKRDTKTLAVLRLYKLMGEDTSAVSALKNLKI; this is translated from the exons ATGAATAAGTTTCGC TTTGGCGACTCGGACGAGTCTGCCTCCGATCTCGACGACGATACCTCCGGACTTCCCTTTCCTGAACCATTGTCCCGTTCCTCCTTTCTCGCCCCCGACTTTGACCCCGCAAAGTACCTATCCTCCCTGACAAACCGACACCAGAGCCTTGAAGACCTACGGCAGGAATTACGCGACTTGGACCAACTGCTTAGTCGGGAGTTACTGGATCTCGTGAATGAGAACTACCAGGATTTCTTGTCGCTTGGGATTGCACTgcaaggaggggaagagaaggtagaGCAAGTCCGAGTTGGACTGTTGGCATTTCAACGGGATGTCCAGTCCGTCCGCGATAAGGTTGACGCCCGGTATCGAGAGGTAGAGCAActggtggaagagaagaagcgccTACGGAAGAATGCAAATGTGGGGAGGGCCTTGTTGGATTACGTGGATCGAGTTGACGAACTGGAAAGGAAACTGATGATTGGGGACACTACGCCTGCCCGCCAAGGCGACGCTGTTAAGGACCTCGATACGGATTCCGATCTACTGGACAGTGAAAGCGAGGGaagcgaagatgaagagatccCCAACGGCGTATCAGCCACCCCCCTGGTATCACTGAAGAGGCTCGAGCATCACATCCAGAAATATGTCTATTTGACAAGATTGTCGTCGCGGATAGGTGATGATCATCCGTTCTTAGTCAGTCAACAGTCGCGACTGTCGAAAATAAGATCTGCAGTACTCTTGGACCTTAAAACTGCGCTCGAACAAGCGAAGATCGCGGGCGAGAAACGGGATACAAAAACGCTGGCCGTATTGCGTCTCTACAAACTCATGGGGGAGGACACCAGTGCAGTATCTGCACTGAagaatctaaaaatatag
- a CDS encoding mitochondrial 54S ribosomal uL1m domain-containing protein — MASYSSLMPTAARSLLSSCRSPLRQGSMAPLLSSFQQVRGAKNNPQAQGKKNKEKSKKTKKGPREFKQRDLKDMDQFALCDAMRYLRAFEVGREPATSKYEVHIRLKTMKDGPVIRNMLRFPHSVQTESRICVVCPAGSRHEKEARAAGAVLVGEQEVFDNVKKGIIEFDRLICHPDSLEALNRAGLGRVLGPRGLMPSAKTGTVVEDVASRVEMLRGGTVYRERDAVIRLPIGQLAFTPEQLRDNLRATLEQIKKDAAGLNDRINKEIYEVVLSSTNGPGFSLNGEFKSDNSPDTASLSGL, encoded by the exons ATGGCTTCCTACAGCTCACTCATGCCCACTGCGGCAAGGAGTCTCTTATCGTCATGCCGCTCTCCGCTTCGCCAGGGGTCAATGgcccctctcctctccagCTTTCAGCAGGTTCGAGGAGCCAAGAACAACCCTCAAGCACAAGGTaaaaagaacaaggaaaagagtaagaagacgaagaagggtCCTCGGGAGTTCAAACAAAGGGATCTGAAGGATATGGATCAATTCGCGCTTTGCGATGCTATGAG GTATCTTCGTGCATTCGAAGTCGGCCGTGAACCAGCTACCTCCAAATACGAAGTCCACATCCggttgaagacgatgaaagaCGGTCCAGTGATTCGCAACATGCTCCGGTTTCCTCATTCAGTCCAAACAGAATCACGCATTTGTGTCGTCTGCCCTGCTGGATCTAGGCATGAGAAGGAGGCTCGTGCGGCTGGGGCCGTCCTGGTCGGAGAACAAGAGGTTTTTGATAATGTGAAGAAGGGCATCATTGAGTTCGATCGTCTGATTTGTCACCCGGATAGCTTGGAGGCTCTGAACAGGGCCGGACTGGGCAGGGTCCTCGGCCCCCGGGGACTGATGCCCAGCGCAAAGACGGGCACCGTCGTTGAGGACGTCGCTTCGAGAGTTGAAATGCTGCGTGGTGGTACGGTATACAGGGAGCGAGATGCTGTCATTCGACTTCCAATTGGGCAACTGGCATTCACCCCTGAGCAGTTGCGAGACAATCTGCGCGCCACTCTCGAGcagatcaagaaggatgCGGCTGGCCTCAACGACCGCATAAACAAGGAGATCTACGAAGTG GTGCTGAGCTCGACCAATGGCCCTGGTTTCAGTCTGAACGGAGAGTTCAAGTCCGACAATTCCCCCGATACTGCATCTTTGAGCGGTCTGTAA
- a CDS encoding glutamyl-tRNA synthetase, whose protein sequence is MPLQVFHGALLPTIEGLEGFIRIFTSGFGGIMSNMQLTLATKASQASLLPVLLVATSINEARPSPVINITYEDKAVLEQGDKAVVQFTGVSGTPVFGTVNAIQELLKDFPFLNSKDQKLENEWLAQLDTFTTVDFKALDPLLQRLNTHLLLRSFIVGYSLSTADIALWGALRGNRVGISAIRKGALVNLTRWFTFLEDLCPWATSALEALNAAAKDKKTTKGKQGGANYDVALLNTDKGVVTRFPPEPSGYLHIGHAKAALLNDYFAHEKYNGTLLVRFDDTNPTKENSEFQDAIVEDLALMGIKPDKMSYTSDYFDQLYEYGVQIIKDGKAYADDTDKETMAAQRMDGLPSKRRDATVEENLARFEEMKKGSPEGLGWCIRAKISVDDKNKALRDPVIYRSNPDPHHRTGTKWKIYPTYDFACPIVDSIEGVTHALRTIEYRDRNPQYQWMLDALKLRSVQIWDFARMNFIRTLLSKRKLTKLVNEGVVWGWDDPRFPTIRGIRRRGMTIPALREFILRQGPSKNITNLDWTLIWATNKKYIDPVAPRHTALLKKDVVKATIKGAPAPYTEEKPKHVKNPSVGTKKVVYSGSILFDQEDAKSFKQDEEITLMNWGNAIVRQIVTDPSSGVVKELELDLHLEGDFKKTEKKVTWLSTDQDLVPVELVDFDYLLNKDTLQEDDALEDVLNRNTEFREDATADCNVAELKEGDIIQFERKGFYRVDKAYAPGQPAVLFYIPTGKTGGK, encoded by the exons ATGCCCCTCCAAGTATTTCACGGTGCTCTTCTCCCCACCATAGAAGGTCTAGAAGGATTCATTCGGATTTTTACCAGTGGATTCGGAGGCATCATGTCTAACATGCAGTTGACCTTGGCCACAAAGGCCAGCCAGgcttctttgcttcctgTTCTTCTTGTCGCGACCTCTATTAATGAAGCACGACCATCCCCGGTGATTAACATCACCTACGAGGATAAGGCTGTTCTTGAACAGGGCGACAAGGCTGTAGTTCAGTTCACTGGTGTTAGCGGAACTCCTGTTTTCGGAACTGTGAACGCTATCCAAGAGTTGCTCAAGGACTTCCCATTCCTCAACTCGAAGGATCAGAAGCTG GAGAACGAGTGGCTTGCTCAGCTTGATACTTTTACTACCGTCGATTTCAAGGCCCTCGATCCTTTGCTCCAGCGCCTTAATACCCACCTCCTTCTCCGGTCCTTCATCGTCGGATACTCGCTTTCCACAGCTGACATTGCCTTGTGGGGTGCTCTCCGCGGAAACCGTGTCGGTATCTCTGCTATCAGAAAGGGGGCTCTTGTCAACTTGACTCGTTGGTTTACCTTCTTGGAAGACCTCTGTCCGTGGGCAACATCTGCCCTTGAGGCGCTGAATGCCGCAGCAAAGGACAAAAAGACCACCAAGGGCAAGCAAGGCGGTGCTAACTATGACGTTGCGCTTCTGAACACTGATAAGGGCGTTGTGACCCGGTTCCCCCCTGAGCCTTCAGGATATCTCCACATTGGTCACGCCAAAGCAGCTCTTCTCAACGATTATTTCGCCCACGAGAAGTACAATGGCACATTGCTTGTCCGCTTCGATGACA CCAACCCGACCAAGGAAAACTCCGAGTTCCAGGATGCTATCGTTGAAGATCTTGCTCTCATGGGTATCAAGCCCGACAAGATGAGCTATACTAGTGACTACTTTGACCAGCTCTACGAGTATGGTGTGCAGATCATTAAGGATGGAAAAGCATACGCCGACGATACAGACAAGGAGACTATGGCGGCTCAGAGAATGGACGGTCTGCCTAGTAAGCGTCGTGATGCTACTGTTGAGGAGAACCTTGCTCGATTcgaggaaatgaaaaaggGCTCTCCTGAGGGTCTTGGCTGGTGTATTCGTGCCAAG ATCTCTGTCGACGACAAGAACAAGGCTCTTAGAGATCCTGTTATCTACCGCTCCAACCCTGACCCACACCACCGCACAGGCACCAAGTGGAAGATCTACCCCACTTATGACTTTGCATGTCCCATTGTCGACTCTATTGAAGGTGTTACTCATGCTCTTAGAACCATTGAGTACCGTGATCGAAACCCTCAGTACCAATGGATGCTGGACGCCCTCAAACTCCGCTCGGTGCAGATCTGGGACTTTGCTCGTATGAACTTCATCCGAACCCTTCTGTCCAAGCGCAAGCTTACTAAGCTTGTTAACGAGGGCGTTGTCTGGGGCTGGGATGACCCTAGGTTCCCTACCATCCGTGGTATCAGAAGACGGGGCATGACCATCCCTGCCTTGAGGGAGTTCATTCTCAGACAAGGCCCTAGCAAGAACATCACAAACCTTGACTGGACCCTCATCTGGGCGACCAACAAGAAGTATATTGACCCGGTTGCACCCCGCCACACCGCCCTCCTTAAGAAGGACGTTGTCAAGGCAACTATTAAGGGAGCTCCCGCACCCTACACTGAAGAGAAGCCCAAGCATGTTAAGAACCCTTCAGTTGGTACGAAGAAGGTTGTTTACAGTGGCTCCATCCTATTTGACCAGGAGGATGCCAAGAGCTTCAAGcaggatgaggagatcaCCTTGATGAACTGGGGCAACGCGATTGTGCGCCAGATCGTGACTGACCCAAGCTCCGGTGTTGTTAAGGAGCTTGAGTTGGATCTGCACTTGGAAGGTGATTTCAAGAAGaccgagaagaaggtcacttGGTTGTCTACTGACCAGGACCTGGTCCCAGTGGAATTGGTCGACTTTGACTACCTTCTCAACAAGGACACCTTGCAGGAGGACGATGCTCTTGAGGACGTCCTGAACAGGAACACTGAGTTCAGGGAAGATGCTACTGCCGACTGCAATGTGGCCGAGCTGAAGGAGGGCGACATCATCCAGTTTGAGCGTAAGGGATTTTACCGTGTGGACAAGGCTTATGCACCGGGCCAGCCGGCTGTTTTGTTCTACATCCCCACGGGAAAGACCGGAGGTAAATAA